From Chrysemys picta bellii isolate R12L10 chromosome 1, ASM1138683v2, whole genome shotgun sequence:
GGCTAAGGATGCCCTGTCTGGTGGGTCCTACCCCtcgccaggctcagctgctagtcccatcTGGGGTGGACAGGACTTGCTCTTCCCCTAaaaggtcagacccacccccagaaacctccctgGTTTCACGAGAGAGCTCTGCACacacacctcccacccccatcattCCTCAGCCATGAAAGGTCAtggtatggggagctgctcccccatccatccagTCCTCTACACACttagaccccccccacacacactcagattcctcctccactgagctccccacacctgaACTCCTACCCCACTGAGTCCCACCTCCTGctgtcagaccccccccccccaaaccccatcccttCACCTAAatccacactccaacccccaccctgatcagccctctgcacccagaccccccaacCAGCAGCATCTGGACTTCcatgccccactctcccagcacccctacccccccactaatctcccacacccagaccctcGTACTGAGCCCCAAATACCTTCACCCCCCGAGTCCccttgcccctgcacctggaatccCCCAACAAGCTCCAATACATCGATACCCCCATCCCGCACCCAGACCCCacactgagccacccacacccagattgccccacacagaaccctctcatcccacacctggatcccccccacacacttggaTCTGCCAGGCTCAGCCTGCCTatccacacctggtgcacctggcgtggaggggcagggctcccAGGGCATTTCTGGGGCAGGCTTGGCTCTTGCGCTGTGTGAGCATTGGCTGAAGCCCCACCACTGAGCCCATGTCCCAgaagcagggggcgctgcagggtgatctcccacctctgtgcagccagtggtctgtgctcccaacagccatgttggagcctccacatttatttattgacaaatagaatttgcagaattttaaaatattttgagcacttttttttttttttttgggcacaGATTTCCCTCAGGAGTAGTACTAGGTGTGATCATCACCTGTGTGGTTTACTCAAAATAATTAGATCAGAGCAGACCAAGAATTAACATACACCTCAGAGTGAACTGTGACTGATGTACCCCCCAATCCCAAGGCCTCCCATCACCACCCTTCATTCTGTGACTCACATTAGAAGCATATACTCCAAGAATACTAACTTTGATCACAAACTGTAGTGTAAAGCTTATCTAATGGGCACAATTGTTGGGAAGTTTTAGTTTTGCATTTAGAAAAATTCTTTTTCTCATGGAACCACTCAGAAATTTGGAAATAGCAGCTATGAACTGAAGGTACGCAAAGTCTCAATGGCCAATCAGGTGCTGGATGCAGCAGGCTGTGCCCATACTGTGCTTTCTCACTGGTGGTATGAGAATTAACAACTGTGCCCTGAGACTATACCTTCTAAATACTGTTTCAAGGGGATCCACTTTTACAATGGTCAAAAACAAACAGGTTAGTAATGGATATTACTCCTACAGACTCCCCCCGATGCCTCAGTCAGCATCAGAACAACAAGAAGGGCCACATCCTGCCCCTACTTGCTTTCCCCTCCATTTAGCTTGAAGGAATCCCAGTTTCACATGGAAAGACTGCCTGGTTTAAGGTGAGCATATTTTACCAGAAACAAACAGCCCTATGGAGTGTTCAGTGTGATAAAAGTGTTTGGAGTGAAGAGAAAATTTGTATGGGTGTAGATATTATCAAAGATATTCTCTTGAGCATTGTGAGTGCTAGCAGCATTTTGTCCAGTTTTTCAGGATAAACTAATTCCAAATGTTTGTTCAAACCAGCAATGGAGCTCTGCATAGACTACCTATGCCCGTTCAGAATCCTATTGATCTCTAGTTTCTTCCTACTTGAAACAAAAAGTCTCTGATGTTGGTGTGTTTACCCCAGAGAAGTTACTGTACAAAGAAATTAAGATTTTCTTGTAGAGACTgcaaaaattgggaaaaaacttggCAATTATGGTCACATAATTTGCCAGCAAAATAATCTATCTGCAAAATTAATGTCATGATAAAACTACTGACTCCAATGAAACGCTGGGAGGGTactgaagtgctttgggatccttcagaacAAGAAGGTGTTACATGAAATAAGGGCCTGACCCCACTGTAATCTATAGAGTTTTGTATCAACTTCAATGGAAGAAGGATCTGTCTCTCCCATCAAGTCATACTTTCCAGATGAAGTTTCCTGACAAGAGTCTTATGAACAGATATTTATCATCCTGTCTGGCAGTGCAGGCAAGGAAAATGTATAATCAATTAAAGTGAATCTGAATTACTTTCCTGCAGTTGTGCAACTCCAGATACAGTATGTCTAGAACAAGTTCTTCCGGTACTTGCTTAAAATTCATTGGTGGAACACAATATTCTGCATCCCTCAGTTGTTGAAATAACTTCACAGTAACAATTACGGAGGGCATATATAAAGATACCTGAATTAAAAATTATGTTGAATCTTAGGCTGAGAATCTTATCTGTTTTACTAACTCATTTCCACCAATTTTCATGGGTTTCTTATTGGATATTTTGTTGAAGAAAATGTGGGGTTCCTGAAATCCAGTAGTTACTTTTGGATGATGAAAGTTTACATTACTAGTGTGGTGCTACTGGATCACAAAGACTCAAAACAGAGAAAGGACACAtaataaaatagatttaaaaaccaTCAACACAATGCATTTTTCTCATTTATTCAAATTTTCTGCAGGAAGTAAAcactgaaagatttaaaaaacttcACTCTGCAGTATGTACAGGTTTGTGACATCACATGAAGAAATTAATTTCTAATAAAAAATGAGACCAGTTATATTACTGAAAACACATCACAACAAACTTGGTTGCGGTAAACCCCAGAATTCTTATGTATGGCAATGAGAACTGTCATTCCATTGTTTTACAATGGTGAAATACTCTTGATACaatatttcagttatttaaaatgGAGTTCAAAACGTGTATGACCGATTACAATTGTGTGAGTTCTTTATGCTTTAAAAGTagttttgaggtttttttcaagACCCTTTTGATTTGAAGCACATTCTTTCACAAAGCTAAAATACCACAGCAGAAGTCATGTCCAGAAATGGAATACTGTTGTGTGTTTTGATGAACTGACCTGACTTTAAGACATTTTTGCCAATGCACAGGGTCCCCCATGCACTTTTCATGCAGCAGGTAATCACAACTTTAAATAAAAGGTATTTTCTATACATTCTTCCAGACTTGCAACTGTATACTTACATGCAAAATTTTTAAACCTATGTGATCATATTTACACTTATACATGGAATATACATAACCAAAAACAAGATtaaaaggtttttttcctttccattagaacaatacaaaatatgtatttttcattAAGGAAACCACTATTTACATCACCTTTTAAAAACCAATTTCAACATATTATATGTTTAACAAGTCaatttatttacatatataaatatatataatatatacttaCCAGTTTACTCCTCTGTAAGATGCAGCAGAGAACAAACTGGTAATATTTCACAGACGTCAATGAGAGCTGTAATACTCTTTTACTGACAACATTTAGCAgggaatttttaaatcattcatatctttatttttttaaatgtaaattaaacattttaaaatgttataaacaATAGTTGGCTAAAACAAGAGACAAATATGGCTGAATTCCATTTCAATCTTCTGATGTGCATAAACTGCTCCACCTGAAATGATGGTTTAGTCATATCAGTGGACACCTCCCTAACCTTTATTCTTTCTATGGTCACATGCACCTCAGCGGTTTATACGTCTAAAACTGAGGCAGAAGAGAAACCAGAAACAGCAATTCTGCCCTCAGTCCCCCATACCTCATTTCCCATTGAAACTTAGTGCAGTTCTTGGCTCTCTCCACCCCAGTTATCAGGAATATTCTGCACTCCTTTGTAGCTGCAGTGCAAGTCCCACTTCCTCCATGATgcttagggtaaccagatgtcctgattttatagggacagtcccgattttgggggctttttcttatataagcacctaattacaccccaccccgtcctgattttttacacttgctatctggtcaccctaatgatgCTGCAAACCTGGAATTTGTTAGTCAGGTCTCACAGCAGTATTCACCAAACCTGCATCCCTCTCCTAGCCTATTATTCTCATCCACAGTATGATAATTTAAGCTCCTTCCATGCAGGTCTAAAAAAATAAGGGTCAAGTTGCAATCCCAACCTCTCACAGGGTGTATTGTCTTTTGTCCCCCACTCCCACAATTGGGAACCCCCATTTGAGGAGTGGTAGTGGAGAAAGCCAACTGCGTACGCCCTGGAAGAAAAGGTCTACTGAATCATGGGGCTGAGGATGGCTAAGGATAGAGCTGTGAGAAAGTGCAGAAACACAGGGCCTCTGTATGGATGATCTTAGTCTATCACTGATCCTTCAGAATCCATATGGATTCCAGGACCTGGGGACTTGCTGCAACTAGGGAGCCAGTCCCACTGATTATTTTGCTGGTGAAGCAAACCCTGCCCCTGCATGCTGCTTGATGGAACAATTGGGAAGAGAAACCCATAAGGAGAATTTTGGTGATCTCCTCCCCCATAACTCCTGGGTGAGAGCTAACAGAAAGGGCTATCGAGCCTTTTAGGTTCAGCTAAACCTTTCTAATTGGTTTCAGCTTGCCAATATGGATAGGGACAAACCAGGCTTTAATTCTCTTTGCTAGGCAAGAATCACATTGGTATTGGGGAAGCTAATGTAGACAATAGCTTTGCCCCATCCACCAGTGGCTAACCAAACAGTATTAAGTAACCAGTTTAGCAGGAACTGTATGCCAGAAGAGTGCCCTCACCTCTTTTCTAGGGTCTTACTGATCATCATTGCAAATTCTGCCATGGGTGAGATTTTTCTATCAACATGTTTCTATCAAAATTATATTATGctgtattttaatttactgaCGTCAGAGTTTTAATTCTCTTTCATTAACCTCATCTAAAAGGAAAGCTAAATTGTTAACAGTTAAAACAGTTAACATTTTAACTTAAGTGTCACATAagctttaaaaacaattttaaaaagtatatattATAAACAACAATAGACTACCATAGAATAAATACAAGGGTAAGCACCCACTAAGGGATTCTGTGTCACATCTTGCTAGGGTTGGTTAGAAAACAGCAAAGTCTGATGTTCCCccatttttcatcagaattttATGACAGAAGTTTGCCAATCACATCTACTTCACGCACATTCAAGCTGCCTCCTATTGTATATGAAGTAAGCAGTGTCCCTCAAGTAAACTACAGCCTTGTATTTATTCTAGGGACCATCTATCATTCTATATTTCATAGCTATATACATGTAATTTCAAGAAAAATAATCACTTAAGACTTTAAGAGACACGTTTCATGGATGGAACAAATGCCATCTTTTTCTAATATTTATGTCAGGCTGATTCATATAAAAAGATTCAATCCAATGGCAATAATCTAAAATATAGTTTACCTTGTTAGCAATTAATTTCTAtgacatattttatttgtcagcaGGCCACTTATTATAAATGCTAACTATTAaagacaaacacaaaacaaacttttttttgtaatttaCTGCATAGCTGAAGTCAGGCTAGTGATAAtgaaatttaaaacaatattagactcatgtgaacattttaaaatatatatctccTTCATATAGCTCAATAATATATTAAGCTTTGCCCAGACAACACAAAAATTTATCTTTTATTCCTTCTGTAACTCTCTATATCTTGTGGGATGTTTTGTACAGGACACGGTCAAATATTTGTGTTCCCTGACATACTACAACTTTCATTATCTCAGTATTATCAGGATTTGTTCATAACATAGGGAATTTTCAATCAAATAAGTAGCTATTGAGAACACGATCCAGTATTGGATAAGCTGGGTTCAGCAGTAGTTATGGTTATTAATACAGTTACTTTGTTttgcaggagcggggggaggtAATTCTTCACATTTTTCCATGCAAGTTTGATGCTTCTTGGGGTTCAGGCTGGCCACTAGGAAACCATGTGCTGCTCAGCTTTCCCCCCACAACACCCCTTTCCATGCATCTCAGCTTTGACTTACAACTCTCCACTACTCCAGTCCAAGgctgattttgaaaaaaatgctgcCAATGTTACAAACTGTTGGGTGGAGGCAGGGGAACAGAGGAGACAGGCCATTTCTGAGATGATGTCCACTATCCACTATGGAACAAAACCACCAATTTTATTTTCACATACAGTGACACCTAACAAATTGTTCTGAATCTAGGTTTTCAGGGATGAGAGACCAGTGTATTAACCACAGATCAGCTACTCACAGAATAATAAATACTTGCAGAATATGCATTAGGCTCTACTTACAGGAAGACCCACCAAGTTTTCCACCAAGATCTCACAGTTTCCACTGAAATATGGAATATGTATTAAACAAACACAGTAACTGTTTTTTTCAGCACCATGTTGCTTCCTGTTAAAAGATTTTGCTTAAATGTGTTTCACAAACTGGATTCAATGGCAGTTTTCTGGCCACAGAGGACAGGTCTGTTTATCCCAAAATACTAAGATGCCTTTTTTACCTTCCCTTTATATGTTTGCATTTAAACTGCTAGTGGCACAACTGCATTGTAGACACGTCCTACACTGAtggtagttaatccacctccgtgagaggtggtagctaaattgatggaagaattcttctgccgacttagccctgtctacactggaggttaggtcatcttaactatgttgctcaaagggtgtggatttttcacactcctgagagacaTAGTTGGGTTAACTTAATATTGActaaaaaaagcaacagagggtcctgtggcacctttaagactaacagaagtattgggagcataagctttcgtgggtaagaacctcacttcttgcatctgaagaagtgaggttcttacccacgaaagcttatgctcccaatacttctgttagtcttaaaggtgccacaggaccctctgttgctttttacagattcagactaacacagctacccctctgatacttaatattgACTGTAGACCTGGCTTAAGACAGGGGAAGCAACAGGTAAAAGTGGACAAAAAAAAGActtacccacttttttttttttcagtgtagattAAAATCTGCTTTTTATATAAAATGCTAGGAAAACTAGAAAACAATCTTTACTCATAATCCCTATTTTATATGAATACTACTCAGGGTTCTGCAGAATGCTCTAGTCAAAAGGAactgggagggggaaaagaaaaaaaaaaaaaaaaaaaaaaaaaaaagacaccacaCCATAATTTGGGGATAACcgcaaaaataattaaataataaaaaacaaaatttggaAGCACTAAAAATTACATTTCAGCACATTTGATTAATTAACACTGACAGACTACCAAATGTGATGCTCTACTACCCTGGACGGACtgttccatttcttaaaaaaaacaaaacaaaaaaaaaccccttaaaaTTTCACCAAATGTATTAAACAAATATCAAAGGTTATATTGTCTCTATGCTCAAACTGCCAAAAAAAAGGGAATATACTATGTATGTGGAAAGTATGAAATGCAGCAGAATGCATTACCACCACCGTAGCTGTATGCTTACTTTATTTTATACCTAAATACCTGTGGTTCCAAATAAGACTTCAGTCACAGACTATTCATAACTTACTTTGATGCATACAGAATTGTGTCTTGTACAGCTTACAACTCTCACAGTTTCCTTGTGACTATCTACTGTAAAGCAAACATATCTACATGTTTTTAAATATCAccagaaaaacaaaaagtttctCAAATGAAAATGATTCAATAAGACCATGCTTTTCTCAAATCATGCTCAATTTATACAGTATTCCAGTTcatactttttttattattattaaacagatTCAAACCCACTGACTGTAAACTCATTGTGTTGGCTATATATTTCACTCTGGTTCTTTTTTGATTGTTAGCACTTTTTCCAGGAGTCCATACACTTCTCCATTCATATTGTGTTGATGGGAGCTCTTATTCCCCATATGGCTATTGTAAGGGCTTCTTAAATTATGGAAAGGAATTTTAGGTTCTGTGCCAGGTAATAACTCCTCTTTTATTGTAACAGGAGTTGAATTTTCCATAAATGAAGGTTCACTCCAAATGTCCTTATGTGCTTCTTGGCTACTAACAGAATTGCCTCCTTTCTGTAACATGTAATACAATATTGGATTGGTTTTGGTCAGTCTTGGGGAGTCTTTTTCATATTCACCCTTGTCCATTCCTGTGATAACCCATCTGATGGGGCCTTTTTCACTGGGTATGGGGCAAACATTAAATTGGTCAGATTCAGGTCTAGATACTGTACATCCCAAGTGTTCAGAGAAGGGGGAACTAGCAGGACTCTTCACTGCTACTGGATACTGAAATGTCCTGTGATCCACACAACTGTTTGGTTGCACAGGATTTCCCATGAATGCATTTATTGAAGAAATTCTAAATTCGGGTTTATTATTTGCTacattatttttgtttcctttcttcttgCCCTCTGTTACTGCATTATTCCTATGCTGTGAAAAATCTCTCTCGCAATTTTCTGAGAGAAGCAGTTGTTTCAACACATTAAAGCCTTTACTATCTCTAGACCAACTCCTATTTTCACTTTCATTATTTGAACCATGACCAGCAGCATATTTAAATTCAAGATCGCTTCTGTTGAATTTCAGCTCTTGCTGGTTAAGCAAAGGCCGATACAATGTCTCTGCAGGAGATATGCGATTGTTTGAAGCATCAGACACAGACACATTACTTTTTACCTTTTTTAACGGACTTTCTGAAGGCTCAGTATGAAATTTCCTCTTCTTAGGAATGGTGCAAAGGCTCTTTGAGTCTAGAAGTGTCAGTTCACTATTTCTGTGACTTCTGTCCAGATCATCCACGGGGTAACTATCTTGATTCTGTCTCAGCAACCGACTTAACAAGCcattttttgaaaaagaaaaatcttcagATGAAAGAGGCTCAGGTTTCAAGTCCTCAGATGCTGGAGAGGCACCTGTATTTCTCTGCACTGAATGAGCTATTCCTTGAAATTTGTTACCCTTACTCTCTCTTATTGGCTGTGCATTTGGATTATGAGGAGCATTTGATTCTTCACAAGGTTCAGTTTTTATTTTCACAGTCAATATTTGCTCACTCAGAGCCTTATCCATCTGCTCTTGTGAGCTTTCATCTTTTAAAAGCATCCTCTCTTTCTTTTCACTTTTACCTTTATTGGGGGTTCCTAGGAGCAACTGAAGGACAGTGCGTCTTTCAAGGAGATTTTCTATTTCAGAACTGGGAAGTCCTTGTTCAGTGGGTGTAGGATGACAATTGAATATTTTGTTGTTCTCTTCAAATTTACCTGATACATTTGTAAGTAAAGGACTATTCAATCTATCAATCAACCCTACAGGTTTATCTGTATTTACTGTTAGCAGCTGTTTGCTGGTTCTTTGCTCTTCACCTGACATGGAAGTCTGCATTCCACACTGAGCTAAGTTCTGCAACAGCTTGCTGGCACTGAAAGCTGCAGAATTTTGTGCACTTTCATTTATGTTCAGTTTAGTTCCTTGAAGTTCTTTATTTTTTGTAAGATCTATCAAATGTTTAGATGCTGGATTCATTAACCTCTctggctggatgctgcaagcATATGGTGGTGAATTACGTTTGACTGCTAGAGAAGATTGGTGTGAGAGATTTATAGGCGAGTCTGCTTTTGTAGAAATAAGCAAAGGTGGAGTGCTTAATGGAGTTATTCGATTTGCACTGGGACTTTCCGTCACAGGAGTCCTTTTACCAGTTTGTACAGTAAATTTTGCCACATCAGTTGTACTGTGTGGTCCCTGAGGGTCTGTATCTTTCTCTTTGTTATCTTCACTCTTATGCCCAAGTAATAACTGAAGCAGTGTTACTTTCTGATGTGGATTCAGTTTAGAACCTTTAGGAGTGTCTTTATCTTCTTTATTCTCCATACTGTTCTCTAGACATGGAATTTTTGGATCCCAATTATGAAACAATGGCTGAGTCAGATTATCTAGAGAAGCAGGCTGTCCAGAATCTTGTTTGTCTGTCCTCTGTTTGAAAGATAAATCTATAGGAAGACAGTTAGAATGGGAGCTTTCATCATCACTGCTGTCATCTTCTGTAAAACTAGGATTGTTGTCTGAATACTCATCCACAGTAGTTGGTGTGCTACTGTCCTCAAAAATACCCGATCTCTCATTCTGCtcttgcccttttgtttgtttagttgcATTTTGACTTTTAAGAAGATGTAAAAGCAAACTGTTGCTGGGAGATGGTTTTAAGTGGTTTCTttccaatatatttttgtatCCTAAATTTTTGGGAGGAGAACGAACGATTCCAATGGGGCTCTGAAATGGTGCCATATTGCTCTTGTTAGTTATTGTTTTGGTTGATGATCTCATTTGACCATTAAGATGGCTTGGCATTCCTTTTGACAGACTGAAATGGCCAAGGTCTTTCTGGGCACTTTCTTGTAATCTGGCCATGGCAGCAAGTCTCTCGCTTGCTATCTGATTTGCATTTTGTGCTTTTAAAGCATGTTCCCTTGAATACTGCTGCAAATGAGCTTCGCTTGAAAGAAGTAAAGCTAGCTGACTACAGGCTACGCTGGGTTTAGGCGAAGCAGTAGGACTAGATCTTTTCTCTACCATGCTTGCAACTGCTTGTAATCTTGCAGCACATGAGAGAGGCTCATTCATCACCTTGGGCCCATTCTGCCCTGTATGTGGAGATTCTATAAACCTCTCTTTAGGAGGGTTCGTTGTTACATCAGGCAGAGTGGTGTCAAGCTTTTGatcttttgcttttcttttcttcagcAGAGTCTTCAAACGACTAGTTG
This genomic window contains:
- the NRIP1 gene encoding nuclear receptor-interacting protein 1 isoform X1, giving the protein MTHGEELGSEMHQDSVVLTYLEGLLMHQAAGGSGTAVNKKPTGHSEEDQNFKISGNIFPNCQSNGPVLNTHTYQGSGMLHLKKARLLQSSEDWNAAKRRRLSDSIVDLNGKKEALLAGMVENVPKGKQDSTLLASLLQSFSSRLQSVALSQQIRQSLKEQGYSLSQDSLQVEKDVRCYGVATSRLKTLLKKRKAKDQKLDTTLPDVTTNPPKERFIESPHTGQNGPKVMNEPLSCAARLQAVASMVEKRSSPTASPKPSVACSQLALLLSSEAHLQQYSREHALKAQNANQIASERLAAMARLQESAQKDLGHFSLSKGMPSHLNGQMRSSTKTITNKSNMAPFQSPIGIVRSPPKNLGYKNILERNHLKPSPSNSLLLHLLKSQNATKQTKGQEQNERSGIFEDSSTPTTVDEYSDNNPSFTEDDSSDDESSHSNCLPIDLSFKQRTDKQDSGQPASLDNLTQPLFHNWDPKIPCLENSMENKEDKDTPKGSKLNPHQKVTLLQLLLGHKSEDNKEKDTDPQGPHSTTDVAKFTVQTGKRTPVTESPSANRITPLSTPPLLISTKADSPINLSHQSSLAVKRNSPPYACSIQPERLMNPASKHLIDLTKNKELQGTKLNINESAQNSAAFSASKLLQNLAQCGMQTSMSGEEQRTSKQLLTVNTDKPVGLIDRLNSPLLTNVSGKFEENNKIFNCHPTPTEQGLPSSEIENLLERRTVLQLLLGTPNKGKSEKKERMLLKDESSQEQMDKALSEQILTVKIKTEPCEESNAPHNPNAQPIRESKGNKFQGIAHSVQRNTGASPASEDLKPEPLSSEDFSFSKNGLLSRLLRQNQDSYPVDDLDRSHRNSELTLLDSKSLCTIPKKRKFHTEPSESPLKKVKSNVSVSDASNNRISPAETLYRPLLNQQELKFNRSDLEFKYAAGHGSNNESENRSWSRDSKGFNVLKQLLLSENCERDFSQHRNNAVTEGKKKGNKNNVANNKPEFRISSINAFMGNPVQPNSCVDHRTFQYPVAVKSPASSPFSEHLGCTVSRPESDQFNVCPIPSEKGPIRWVITGMDKGEYEKDSPRLTKTNPILYYMLQKGGNSVSSQEAHKDIWSEPSFMENSTPVTIKEELLPGTEPKIPFHNLRSPYNSHMGNKSSHQHNMNGEVYGLLEKVLTIKKEPE
- the NRIP1 gene encoding nuclear receptor-interacting protein 1 isoform X2: MTHGEELGSEMHQDSVVLTYLEGLLMHQAAGGSGTAVNKKPTGHSEEDQNFKISGNIFPNCQSNGPVLNTHTYQGSGMLHLKKARLLQSSEDWNAAKRRRLSDSIVDLNGKKEALLAGMVENVPKGKQDSTLLASLLQSFSSRLQSVALSQQIRQSLKEQGYSLSQDSLQVEKDVRCYGVATSRLKTLLKKRKAKDQKLDTTLPDVTTNPPKERFIESPHTGQNGPKVMNEPLSCAARLQAVASMVEKRSSPTASPKPSVACSQLALLLSSEAHLQQYSREHALKAQNANQIASERLAAMARLQESAQKDLGHFSLSKGMPSHLNGQMRSSTKTITNKSNMAPFQSPIGIVRSPPKNLGYKNILERNHLKPSPSNSLLLHLLKSQNATKQTKGQEQNERSGIFEDSSTPTTVDEYSDNNPSFTEDDSSDDESSHSNCLPIDLSFKQRTDKQDSGQPASLDNLTQPLFHNWDPKIPCLENSMENKEDKDTPKGSKLNPHQKVTLLQLLLGHKSEDNKEKDTDPQGPHSTTDVAKFTVQTGKRTPVTESPSANRITPLSTPPLLISTKADSPINLSHQSSLAVKRNSPPYACSIQPERLMNPASKHLIDLTKNKELQGTKLNINESAQNSAAFSASKLLQNLAQCGMQTSMSGEEQRTSKQLLTVNTDKPVGLIDRLNSPLLTNVSGKFEENNKIFNCHPTPTEQGLPSSEIENLLERRTVLQLLLGTPNKGKSEKKERMLLKDESSQEQMDKALSEQILTVKIKTEPCEESNAPHNPNAQPIRESKGNKFQGIAHSVQRNTGASPASEDLKPEPLSSEDFSFSKNGLLSRLLRQNQDSYPVDDLDRSHRNSELTLLDSKSLCTIPKKRKFHTEPSESPLKKIFFSLDTRIGAKEY